CACGATGTCCCGGGCCTTATGGGGCTCCTTCGCACCGAGGTGCCGTGACACGGATGCCGCTATACCCACATTCACCGCCTGCGAGACGGCAAAGGCGGTGAACATCACCGGGCCGATAAGACCGACACCGCTGATCTGCTCTTTGCCCAAGCGGCTGACGAAGAGGGTGTCTGCGACCTCGAACAACGTCTGCATGATCCCACCGGCAGCTGCCGGGAGACCAAGCGTGACGAGGGTGGGCAGGATCTTCCCCGTGCCCATTTCATGCGAATCAAGACGGCGCAAGAAGCGGCTCAATGGATGCGGGTCACGGCCATAGCGGCCAATCCCTGTGGGGGGATCTCCAGTGGGATGCCCTTCTCAAGCTCGGCGGCGCTGCACACATGCCTCTCGCGCCTGTCGGTGGGGTCTAGAACTACCTCATATTGGCCCCCGGTTCCCTGTGTGAGACGCACAAGCTGCTTGAAGGGTTGCTCTTCGTCATAGTTGAGCACAGCCAGCATGGCCTTGTCATCCTCGCACCACGAATGGACCCGCAAAGCGTAGACCGGGTTGGCCGCGAACAGGTCAATAACGCGGCCGTCCACGGTGATCTTTCTGCGGTCCTCATCCGGGGCCACGAGCGTCAGCCAGCCGCAGGTCTCCTGCGAGAATGGAACCGCTTCTCGCAACGCGGCGATTTCTCGGACCGATTGCGCGATGGCCTCCATGTACTCGGCATCGAAACACTCCATGCCCACCCACATGAACGCTCCCGCGCCGCCGCTGAGTCCCGTCGCAAGTATGTTCATCCGCAATTGGGCGGGGGAAAGGCTGCGGGGCTGGGAGATGTCGGCGAGTTCGATGAAAGGCAGCACCGGCGCCGAGACGCGCGCGCAGGTCTCTTGCACGATGTCGTGATAGGCCAATCCATGGGTGTAGATCATGGGCGCGTGGAAAGCCGCCACTGGATCGAACAGCCGTATATCTCCGCCCGCGCGCTCATGTTCCTCAGTTCCATGCCAGCTGCACAGGCCCACCGCCACTTCCGGGTCAATCTCGTGAATCAGTCGGCAATGCAGGGCCACGATCTTCCCGTGCTGAGCTGCCCCGAAAGCCATCCATTGTGCCCGGTACTTGTCCCGCAGTTCCATGGGAGGCAGGTTCAGGCACTCATCCAGCGGGAGGCCGCTCTGAGCCGCAAAAGCCTTCCGGCAGCGTGCGCAGAAACACGCAGCGCCGATGGGGGGCTCGTAGTCGATAATCAGGCGTTTCAACCCAGATGCCAGACGCTTGCGGTAATCTGCGCGCACGGCCTCCACCCAGGGCCCGTATTCCTCGATCTGCGCCTGCGGGCAGATTTTCCCGGCCATGTACTTGCCGTCGGCCCCAAGCAGACGGGCCTCTTCCGGGGTTGCCCAGTCGAAGCCCTCGAATCGCCAGGTATGAAGTTCCAGCCCCCGGCTCTGGTACTGGCGGTCGAGGTCGATCCGCTCCGGCTCGTAAAAGGTCATGCTGAAGGCGCCGCAGATGCCCGCGGTAGCCAGAAAGTCGGCGATCCGTTCACGCACCGCGGGATCCGGGTGCCGCATTGCGCCCGAGTGCTGGGTGTAGATGCGGAAACTGTCGGGGCAATCCAGCGCCTCGGGGATGGCATCGCTCACCCGCACCCGCAGTTCGTGCCGTGGTCCCAGTTCCCCCGCGCACTCGAGCCGCCAACCCAGGGCACCCTCCGCCGGGGCGTCGGTCGCCACATCGGCGTAAACGTGGTGGTAGCCGGTCCAGTCAGGCTTGCCGCGGAAACCGTTGAGCATCGGCCCCGGCGGGATCGGAAATCGCCAGCGCGTGTACGGCTTGCCCTCCACCGTCACGGCCTCGGGTTCAACGCGGATGTCCTCGGGCATAGGCCCTCTGCCGCGCACCACAGGCCCGCGCAGGGAAATGCCTTCGGTCGCCTCGATGACAAGAGCCGGATCAACCACCGCGGCCTTGTCCGGGCCATAGAAGTAGACTGCAAGCGGGTTCAGGTGTCCACGGGATAGGTGGAACACGCCATGCTGGTTCCACTGTGCCGGCTGCCACATGGCCTGTATGGGGAAACCGTCGTCCTCGGGAATCACCCGGACATCGGGTTTGGCGATGCGGCTCGGATCGGTCTCCTCGATAACCAGGTCGTCGAACCAGGCGTAGCCCGTGCCATGCCGGAGCTTGCAGATGAGGATCAGGAACTCCGCGTCAGGGCGGGTTTTGAACTCGATCGCGTACTCCCGCCAGTCCTGGCTCCCGCCGATGTGCTTCGTGTCATGCCAGTGTGTCGGGACCTCCTGCCCGTTCTCGTAGGCGATCACATAGGCTTCACCGGTGACGTTGACCACCATCATTCGCGCCGACAACCGGTACGCGGTGTCGGGCCGGATCGGGATCCGTGCCCCGTAGCGCCAGTGGGCGCGAGCCGTCTCATCCGTTGGGATGGCCAGCCGCGCTGACTGCTTGCCGGCGAAGGCGTGCTCCGTGTCAAGCTTCCCACTGCAGTCGCCCCGTGCGGACACGAACTGCCAGCCTTCGGGCGCGGTTCCGTCCGGCCCGGGCTCAAAGTCCGCCTGGAAAATCGGGGCAGCGCCTGCAATCGAGGCCAGTGCCAACGTCAGAACCCCGAGGGGAAATCGCATGTTACGCCTCCATGTCGCGGCGCGCATTGGGGGACTGGCATCCGAGTTCGCGTCGTGAAGAACTCGGTGCCTGTACCCAATGCGTTCGGGCTGCCACACCAGGCTGCTTCGGCTTCGACGAAAGCAGGGGCACGCATTGGATCCCTGCACCGCAGCCGTTCCTCCCCCTCATCGTGAGCGGAGCGACCGCCTGCGGTCGCCGCGAAGGAGAGGGGGATCGAGGGGGTGAGGCACGCTTCACCACGGGAACAACTCCAGCGGGTCGCTGGTCAGTTTCCGCACGGTTCGCGGGCCGATGCGCTCCACATTTCGGCTGCGCGCGGCATTGTCTGCATAGTCGCAGCGGTTGAACTCGGTGATGATCTCCATAGGCGTCTGGAGCCGGAAAGGCCGGGCTTCGCGCACAATCGCGATGGCATCATGGGCCGCCTGCCAGATGAGTTGTCGAGCTTCGTCGAGGGGCAGGCAGTCCGCAAGCTGGCGTTCCGACGCGGTTTTCACGATGGCGGTCTTGCAGGGACGAAAGAACTGGCGGGCTTCCACGCACGCCGCCTCATCCCCGCTCACCATGACCAGCGGCACGCCGAAGTGACCCGCCACCAGCGCCCATTGGGCCAGCTCGCCCATTTCTCGGCCGTTGATGGAATACCGGTGCCACGTCAGCGATGACTGTGTATGGTCCAGGAACGCGTTCATCGTGCCGGCCATGGCGTGGGCGCCGATGAAGAATGTGGCGTCGCAGCGCTGGTCCATGACGCCCCACCACTTGCGGTTGGGCTTTGTGTCATTGATCGCCCGGCGATCCAGCTTCTCGAGAATGAAATTGTTGCCGCCTCCGTGGCTGTCCAGCACCATCACTTCGGTTGCTCCGCCTGCAAAGGCCCCGTCCACCGCGGCATTGAGGTCACCCATGAGCAGCTCGCGGCACAGTTCGTAGTCCGTGCTGTCCCGGGGGACCATCTCGCCACGACCGATTCCGCTGACGCCTTCGAGGTCTGTATGGATGTAGATCCGCATTCTGCGTTCCTCCTGGGAAATATGCCGCCAGGTTCCCTGCCATCAGTCGCGTGACCTGCAAGGTGTTGGCCCGACATGCGGTCTTCGGCTATTATACAAGCCCTTCATACGCGATCTTCCCAATCGGGTGATGAATATGACGCAGACCTCCGGTTTTTCACTCAACGACGGTAACTGTCCTGAGCTTCTCGGTGCCCGCGTTCCTCATGGCCGCCGAGCCGAGATCCGCGAATCCCTGAAGGCCATCCATAGGATGTTTCTGGATGAGCAGGCCCAGGGCCTTGTGACGCTCCAGAAGAACTGGCGCGCCTGGACCACGCTGCACCTGCCAAGCGATTACGGCGAGGTAATCGATCGCACCGTGACCGTAGCCGAACGGATTCGCGGTGAATTCGAGGTCTTCGTCCACGTTGGTATCGGCGGATCAGATCTTGGACCACGCGTCTGCCATGAAGTTCTCAACAGCACGCTCTACAACGAATTGCCTCCCGAGATTCGCGGCGCTCCCCGAGTGTATTTCGCGGGGGATACCTTCGACCCGCGCCCCTTGCGGGAACTCCTCGCCTTCCTGGAGAGCCGCGGCGAAT
This region of Armatimonadota bacterium genomic DNA includes:
- a CDS encoding M55 family metallopeptidase, giving the protein MRIYIHTDLEGVSGIGRGEMVPRDSTDYELCRELLMGDLNAAVDGAFAGGATEVMVLDSHGGGNNFILEKLDRRAINDTKPNRKWWGVMDQRCDATFFIGAHAMAGTMNAFLDHTQSSLTWHRYSINGREMGELAQWALVAGHFGVPLVMVSGDEAACVEARQFFRPCKTAIVKTASERQLADCLPLDEARQLIWQAAHDAIAIVREARPFRLQTPMEIITEFNRCDYADNAARSRNVERIGPRTVRKLTSDPLELFPW